Sequence from the Cellulomonas fimi ATCC 484 genome:
CCAGGACGTCTCGGGGGCCGTCGCCGCCGTCGCCGCCGGCGCGGACCGGCTGGAGCTGTGCGCCGCGCTCGCGGCGACAGGCGGGCTGACGCCCAGCGCGGGGCTGCTCGCGGCGGTCGTCGCGGCCGTCCCCGTGGGGGTCCACGTGCTCGTGCGTCCCCGCCCCGGCGGCTTCGTCTACGCCGACGACGAGGTCGAGGTGCAGGTGCGCGACGTGCGCGCGGCGGTCGCGGCCGGTGCGAGGGGTGTCGTCGTCGGCGCCCTGGACGCGGACGGCGGCGTGGACACGCGGGCCCTGGCCCGCCTCGTCGACGCCGCCGACGGGCGCGAGGTGACGTTCCACCGCGCGCTCGACACGGTCCCGGACCCCCGGCCGGTGCTCGACGTGCTGGCCGGGCTCGGGGTCCGGCGGGTCCTGACGTCGGGCGGCGCCGCCCGGGCCGCGGACGGCACGACCCGGCTCGCCGTGACCGTCGCGCACGCCGCCGGCCGCATCGAGGTCATGGCGGGCGGGGGAGTGCGACCGGACGACGCCGCACCTCTCGTGGCGCTGGGCGTGGACGCCGTCCACCTGTCCGCGAGCCGGCACGTGGCGGGCGACGGTGGTCCCGGCGGGGGCGGCGGCGACGGGTGGACCACGACGGACCCGACCCTCGTCGCGGCCGCCCGTGCGGCGCTCGACGCGGTGGTCACGTCGGGCGCCGCACGGGCCTGACCGTCCTCAGAACACCCAGCTGCACACCGGTGCGACGGGCCACCCGAACGCCGAGGCGGCCCCCTGCACCGCCCCGG
This genomic interval carries:
- a CDS encoding copper homeostasis protein CutC; the encoded protein is MTPAAPVLEIAVQDVSGAVAAVAAGADRLELCAALAATGGLTPSAGLLAAVVAAVPVGVHVLVRPRPGGFVYADDEVEVQVRDVRAAVAAGARGVVVGALDADGGVDTRALARLVDAADGREVTFHRALDTVPDPRPVLDVLAGLGVRRVLTSGGAARAADGTTRLAVTVAHAAGRIEVMAGGGVRPDDAAPLVALGVDAVHLSASRHVAGDGGPGGGGGDGWTTTDPTLVAAARAALDAVVTSGAARA